One Acetobacter ghanensis DNA window includes the following coding sequences:
- a CDS encoding SDR family oxidoreductase, giving the protein MQKVLVTGATGMLGGYVCTALADAPVDLHKVDRARFDLTAPQQVYEYIMAEKPDVILHLAAETNVDLCERDPQRAGVCNHLATDMVARAAAKLGAWLLYVSTSYVFGGQGGLEFNELDSPAPPNYYGRSKLLGEQAVRLICPTHHFIIRAGWMIGGGRGRDHKFVGKIIDQLEGGATEIRAVNDKFGSMTSAFQLSQFIAWSIRQRCFGTVHYASRGGVTRFMIARQVAAILGRDVRITAVRSAEFPLAAPRAEAEVMTSLYLPLLDGPRPGQWEEDLEAYIRQSF; this is encoded by the coding sequence GTGCAAAAAGTTCTGGTAACGGGGGCCACTGGTATGCTCGGTGGCTATGTTTGCACCGCCTTGGCAGATGCGCCCGTTGACCTGCACAAGGTGGACCGTGCCCGGTTTGACCTGACCGCCCCCCAGCAGGTTTATGAGTATATTATGGCGGAAAAGCCCGATGTTATTTTGCATCTGGCGGCCGAAACCAATGTTGATTTGTGTGAGCGTGACCCGCAGCGGGCCGGTGTGTGCAACCACCTTGCAACGGACATGGTTGCAAGGGCCGCGGCAAAGCTGGGGGCCTGGCTGCTATACGTGTCCACATCCTACGTGTTTGGCGGGCAGGGTGGGTTGGAATTCAACGAACTGGATAGCCCCGCTCCGCCAAATTATTATGGCCGCTCCAAGCTGCTGGGCGAGCAGGCTGTGCGGCTCATCTGCCCGACGCATCATTTTATTATACGGGCAGGGTGGATGATTGGTGGCGGGCGGGGGCGCGACCACAAGTTTGTTGGAAAAATAATTGACCAGCTTGAAGGCGGCGCTACGGAAATTAGAGCCGTGAATGACAAGTTTGGTTCTATGACATCAGCTTTTCAGCTCAGCCAGTTTATTGCGTGGAGTATTCGGCAAAGGTGCTTTGGCACCGTGCATTATGCCAGCCGGGGCGGGGTAACACGGTTTATGATCGCCCGTCAGGTTGCCGCCATATTGGGCCGGGATGTGCGTATTACCGCTGTCCGCTCAGCCGAATTTCCACTAGCCGCCCCGCGTGCCGAGGCGGAAGTTATGACCTCGCTTTACCTGCCGCTGCTGGATGGCCCCCGGCCCGGCCAGTGGGAAGAGGACCTTGAGGCCTACATAAGGCAGTCTTTTTAA
- the rfaD gene encoding ADP-glyceromanno-heptose 6-epimerase — MAQRLIVTGGAGFIGSNIIHGLNQRGLSNIIAVDNLTNGDKALNLADLAISDYVDKDSFYDALLAGHFGQIDAIFHEGACSSTTEQNGRYMMANNYETSKKLLTYCQRTGTRLLYASSAATYGASTTFTEDPAYEKPLNVYGYSKLLFDQIVRRALPELATQVVGFRYFNVYGPREQHKGGMASVAFHNFNQFMADGCVRLFGEYGQCQPGEQRRDFLAVGDLVAAKLWFFDHPDQSGVFNLGTGRAQPFNDVATTVVNTVRAQKNLPPLTKADMVSSGVLRYVPFPDKLRGRYQCFTQADMRALRATGCNVPFRDVAQGVSDYVRQLITSRSGLMA; from the coding sequence ATGGCACAGCGTCTTATTGTTACAGGTGGTGCCGGGTTTATTGGCAGCAACATCATACACGGGCTTAACCAGCGTGGCCTGAGCAATATTATTGCCGTGGACAACCTGACCAATGGCGACAAGGCCCTTAATCTGGCTGACCTTGCGATTAGTGACTACGTGGACAAGGACAGTTTTTACGATGCCCTGCTTGCCGGGCATTTTGGGCAGATCGACGCCATTTTTCATGAAGGGGCGTGCTCTTCCACCACAGAGCAGAATGGCCGCTACATGATGGCCAATAATTATGAAACCAGTAAAAAACTGCTCACCTACTGCCAGCGCACCGGCACACGCCTGCTTTATGCCTCCAGCGCGGCAACCTACGGCGCATCCACCACATTTACAGAAGACCCGGCTTACGAAAAACCCTTGAATGTTTATGGTTATTCCAAACTTCTGTTTGACCAAATTGTAAGGCGCGCCCTGCCCGAACTAGCAACACAGGTGGTGGGGTTCCGCTACTTTAATGTGTATGGCCCGCGTGAGCAGCACAAAGGGGGCATGGCCTCCGTGGCTTTTCACAACTTCAACCAGTTTATGGCGGATGGCTGCGTCCGGCTGTTTGGGGAATACGGGCAGTGCCAGCCGGGGGAGCAGAGGCGCGACTTTCTTGCTGTTGGCGATCTGGTTGCCGCCAAGCTTTGGTTTTTTGACCACCCCGACCAGAGTGGCGTGTTCAACTTAGGCACCGGCAGGGCGCAACCGTTCAATGATGTTGCAACCACTGTGGTCAACACCGTGCGTGCTCAAAAAAACCTGCCCCCACTGACCAAAGCAGACATGGTCAGCTCCGGTGTGCTGCGTTACGTCCCCTTCCCTGACAAACTGCGTGGCCGTTACCAGTGTTTTACGCAGGCAGACATGCGTGCCCTACGCGCTACAGGCTGCAATGTGCCCTTTAGGGATGTTGCACAGGGGGTGTCGGACTATGTCCGGCAGCTCATCACCTCCCGGTCGGGTCTTATGGCATGA
- the rfaE1 gene encoding D-glycero-beta-D-manno-heptose-7-phosphate kinase — MIENFEFGRLVVIGDLLLDQYVFGSVERISPEAPVPVLRKARQSAVPGGAANVAVNAAALGCSVSLIGVVGPDDNAQTLRHALGKWPGITIQGLVTEPDWATISKLRVVSGHQQIVRIDDETIINFSTATQDSLIAQTVAALDNADVLICSDYAKGVLSDHVLQAVIQHARAKNIPVIVDPKRKNFSAYRGATLITPNRAEMAVATGLPLRSNADIEKAARVVSDQFGGDVLVTRSEEGMTLWQRNGHVRHQVARKSEVYDVSGAGDAVVATIGSVLSAGQDLDTAIVIATVAASIAVSKLGTAAVTRAELSAELKEDSPDTGLIASWSQACAIMRKWHQHGASVVFTNGCFDLLHPGHVSLLHAAAQKGDKLVVAINSDASVRRLKGPTRPVQDETARATVIRALRDVDMVVIFDEDTPLELITALKPDVLVKGADYTEDTVVGADVVKAAGGRVELVTLVEGCSTSNLVRKMNTPRSDTTNA; from the coding sequence ATGATTGAAAATTTTGAATTCGGGCGCCTCGTCGTTATCGGCGATCTGCTTCTGGACCAGTATGTATTCGGCTCGGTGGAGCGCATTTCTCCCGAGGCTCCCGTGCCCGTGCTGCGCAAGGCCCGCCAGAGCGCCGTGCCCGGCGGTGCAGCCAATGTGGCGGTCAACGCGGCGGCCCTCGGCTGCTCCGTCAGCCTCATCGGCGTTGTGGGGCCGGATGATAACGCACAGACTCTGCGCCACGCACTGGGCAAGTGGCCCGGCATTACCATACAAGGGCTGGTAACGGAGCCGGACTGGGCGACCATCTCCAAACTGCGTGTGGTCAGTGGTCACCAGCAGATTGTCCGTATTGATGATGAAACCATCATCAATTTTTCCACCGCTACCCAAGACAGCCTGATCGCGCAGACCGTTGCCGCACTAGACAACGCGGATGTGCTGATCTGCTCGGATTACGCAAAGGGCGTTCTGTCCGACCATGTGCTTCAGGCGGTTATCCAGCACGCACGGGCCAAAAACATACCCGTTATCGTGGACCCCAAGCGCAAGAATTTTTCGGCCTATCGCGGCGCTACCCTCATTACCCCCAACCGGGCGGAAATGGCGGTGGCAACCGGCCTGCCCCTGCGCAGCAATGCCGATATTGAAAAAGCCGCCCGCGTGGTTTCCGACCAGTTTGGCGGGGATGTACTGGTCACCCGGTCCGAAGAGGGCATGACCCTGTGGCAGCGTAACGGCCATGTCCGGCATCAGGTCGCACGCAAATCCGAGGTGTACGATGTCTCCGGTGCGGGGGATGCGGTGGTGGCTACCATTGGGAGCGTGCTCTCCGCCGGGCAGGATCTGGATACGGCCATTGTCATTGCCACGGTTGCGGCCTCCATTGCCGTTAGCAAGCTGGGCACTGCGGCCGTCACCCGGGCGGAACTCAGTGCTGAACTCAAGGAAGACAGCCCCGATACGGGCCTCATCGCCTCGTGGTCACAGGCCTGTGCCATCATGCGCAAATGGCACCAGCATGGGGCGAGTGTTGTGTTCACCAATGGCTGTTTTGACCTGCTGCACCCCGGCCACGTCTCCCTTCTTCATGCCGCGGCACAAAAGGGGGATAAACTGGTTGTGGCCATTAACAGCGATGCCTCGGTCAGGCGGCTTAAAGGCCCAACCCGCCCCGTGCAGGACGAAACCGCACGAGCCACCGTTATCCGCGCATTGCGGGATGTGGATATGGTGGTGATTTTTGATGAAGACACACCACTGGAACTCATTACCGCCCTCAAACCCGACGTGCTGGTTAAAGGTGCGGACTATACGGAGGATACCGTAGTCGGGGCGGACGTGGTTAAGGCCGCTGGGGGACGAGTGGAACTGGTCACACTGGTGGAGGGCTGCTCCACCAGCAATCTGGTCCGCAAAATGAATACCCCCCGCTCAGATACTACCAATGCCTGA
- a CDS encoding AGE family epimerase/isomerase codes for MPDPAPQGPATCWAGWMVGEALPLWSSAGYNQPRRLYHERLTFDATPIPLPHLRLMVQARQIATFCQAELDGVFNAGSTALDCLHEVQARYWRADGQPGWVFALGPDGQPSSSVRDLYAHAFILFAHAWAYRLSADPALLKIVHKTIADVDAIFHAPCGGFWDAMPRPDGLRRQNPHMHLLEAYLALFEATTDQFYLDRAQGLVALALNRFISPRSGLLLEFFGPDWAPCKDFGQNPVEPGHLFEWSWLLTSYTTLNPTDPLATHIQTVAERLFQAGWQHGVTQNTVRDGIMDDGTLSHTSIRIWPQTELARLLACRQTNGAGNAAETDLLAHLTRTFFTTFAPKHLRGGWIDRFDALGKPAVDHMPASSLYHIYGATRAQPAATP; via the coding sequence ATGCCTGACCCCGCGCCCCAAGGCCCGGCCACATGCTGGGCAGGCTGGATGGTGGGCGAGGCTCTGCCGCTCTGGAGCAGTGCTGGCTACAACCAGCCCCGCCGCCTGTACCATGAGCGACTGACGTTTGACGCCACCCCCATACCCCTGCCGCACCTACGCCTGATGGTGCAGGCACGCCAGATTGCCACGTTCTGCCAAGCCGAATTGGATGGTGTTTTTAACGCAGGCAGCACCGCTCTGGACTGCCTGCACGAAGTTCAGGCGCGGTACTGGCGGGCGGATGGGCAACCCGGTTGGGTTTTTGCGCTGGGGCCAGATGGCCAACCATCCAGTAGCGTGCGGGACCTGTATGCCCATGCGTTTATTCTGTTCGCCCACGCGTGGGCCTACCGCCTGAGCGCAGACCCCGCACTACTCAAGATCGTACACAAAACTATCGCAGACGTGGACGCTATTTTTCACGCCCCCTGCGGCGGTTTTTGGGATGCCATGCCCCGGCCAGACGGTCTGCGCCGGCAAAACCCGCATATGCATCTGCTGGAAGCGTATCTGGCCCTTTTTGAAGCCACGACCGACCAGTTCTATCTGGACCGCGCCCAAGGTCTTGTTGCTCTGGCACTCAACCGGTTTATCAGCCCGCGCAGTGGTCTGTTGCTGGAATTTTTTGGCCCCGACTGGGCCCCCTGCAAGGATTTTGGGCAAAACCCGGTGGAGCCGGGCCATCTGTTTGAATGGTCATGGCTGCTCACCAGCTACACCACCCTCAACCCCACGGACCCGCTGGCCACACACATCCAGACAGTGGCCGAGCGGCTTTTTCAGGCCGGATGGCAGCACGGTGTCACGCAGAATACTGTGCGTGATGGCATAATGGATGATGGCACCCTCAGCCACACCAGCATCCGCATATGGCCCCAGACCGAACTGGCCCGCCTGCTGGCCTGCCGCCAGACAAACGGGGCAGGCAACGCAGCCGAGACAGACCTTCTGGCACACCTGACGCGGACCTTTTTTACCACATTTGCGCCCAAGCACCTACGTGGCGGCTGGATTGACCGCTTTGACGCCCTTGGCAAACCGGCCGTGGACCATATGCCCGCCAGTTCGCTGTACCACATTTATGGTGCGACCCGCGCACAGCCTGCCGCCACCCCGTAG
- the alr gene encoding alanine racemase has translation MPVTQASSPVHAGWPAQRAGAVLTVNLEAIAQNYRLLRERVPHAVCAAVVKADAYGLGVAQLAPVLEQAGATQFFVAHVDEGLALRQHVGAQAGITVLHGPRPDAVEACLAHGLRPVLNSLEQIAWVRAVARKQQRAPGVVLQLDTGMSRFGLSAQDVQHLAEQPDLLDGLTVELVMSHLACADERTNPANAEQAARLKEYAALLPVRAPLSLAASSGVFLGPDYHFNLVRPGAALYGVAPHPHEPNPLRAVVGLKAHVLQTRTLSRGDRVGYGLTWRADGPCRVATIAVGYADGFVRARAKGCAWFRGHRLPILGRISMDSMTVDISTIPEGQLEADGMVELLNETYGVDHVAAAEGTIGYEVLTSLGHRYHRNYTRAA, from the coding sequence ATGCCCGTGACCCAAGCTTCCTCTCCCGTTCATGCAGGCTGGCCCGCACAACGTGCCGGGGCGGTGCTAACCGTTAATCTGGAAGCGATCGCCCAGAATTATCGTCTGCTCAGGGAGCGGGTGCCTCATGCGGTGTGTGCGGCTGTGGTCAAGGCGGATGCCTATGGGCTAGGGGTGGCGCAGCTGGCCCCTGTGCTGGAACAGGCCGGGGCAACACAGTTTTTTGTGGCACATGTGGATGAGGGGCTGGCCCTACGCCAGCACGTTGGCGCGCAGGCGGGCATTACCGTCCTGCACGGCCCCCGGCCCGATGCGGTGGAAGCTTGTCTGGCACACGGGTTGCGGCCGGTGCTGAACAGTCTGGAGCAGATTGCGTGGGTCCGTGCCGTGGCGCGCAAACAGCAGCGTGCGCCGGGTGTTGTGCTGCAACTGGATACGGGCATGTCCCGCTTTGGGCTTTCCGCGCAGGATGTGCAGCATCTGGCAGAGCAACCGGACCTGCTGGATGGCCTGACGGTAGAACTGGTCATGAGTCATTTGGCCTGCGCGGATGAACGCACAAACCCCGCTAATGCGGAACAGGCTGCACGCCTTAAAGAGTATGCAGCCCTGTTACCCGTGCGCGCGCCGCTTAGCCTTGCGGCCTCCTCCGGTGTGTTTTTGGGGCCTGATTATCACTTTAACCTCGTGCGTCCGGGTGCTGCGCTGTATGGCGTGGCCCCGCATCCGCACGAACCCAACCCCTTGCGGGCTGTTGTGGGGCTAAAAGCCCATGTGTTGCAGACCCGCACATTAAGCCGGGGGGACCGGGTAGGCTACGGGCTGACATGGCGGGCCGATGGTCCATGCCGCGTGGCAACCATTGCCGTGGGTTATGCGGATGGATTTGTTCGTGCCCGCGCCAAGGGATGTGCGTGGTTCCGTGGGCACCGGCTGCCCATACTGGGCCGGATTTCCATGGATTCCATGACCGTGGATATTTCCACCATTCCCGAAGGGCAGCTTGAGGCCGATGGCATGGTGGAACTTCTGAACGAGACATACGGCGTTGACCATGTGGCCGCCGCCGAAGGCACGATTGGCTACGAGGTCCTGACATCGCTCGGGCATCGTTATCATCGCAATTATACACGCGCTGCCTGA
- a CDS encoding Lrp/AsnC family transcriptional regulator, whose translation MQDRLNEAILRHLRHDGRLSNAELAERIGLSPSACLRRVKMLEKEGIIRGYQAIIARRNAPPVATIIVQITLERQTEECLRRFESRIRECPDVKECYLMTGDADYLLRVEARDMQDYERIHKEELSRMPGVVRIQSNFAIRPVVQQEKGQTSA comes from the coding sequence ATGCAAGATCGCCTGAACGAGGCCATTCTCCGCCACCTGCGCCACGATGGCCGCCTAAGCAACGCTGAACTGGCCGAGCGCATAGGGCTGTCCCCTTCCGCGTGCCTACGGCGCGTTAAAATGCTGGAAAAAGAAGGCATTATACGCGGTTATCAGGCCATTATAGCCCGCCGCAACGCGCCCCCCGTTGCCACGATTATTGTGCAGATCACGCTGGAACGGCAGACAGAAGAATGCCTGCGCCGCTTTGAAAGCCGCATCCGCGAATGCCCGGATGTGAAGGAATGTTACCTGATGACCGGCGATGCCGATTACCTGCTACGGGTAGAGGCGCGGGATATGCAGGATTACGAACGCATCCATAAGGAAGAACTGTCCCGTATGCCCGGCGTTGTGCGGATTCAGAGCAACTTTGCCATCCGCCCCGTGGTCCAGCAGGAAAAAGGGCAAACCAGCGCATAA
- the rbfA gene encoding 30S ribosome-binding factor RbfA yields the protein MSRRHGSGSKTGGPADYLAGLSSSGPSQRQLRVGEEVRRVLAELFARTTFRDPELSDVSITVTEVRLAPDFKHATVFVTRLGRSDVASLLPALKRVAPWLRTQLAHKLTIRTVPELHFQPDTALDTAMHVDSLLRLPEVQRDLGNEGDHQSDED from the coding sequence ATGAGTCGTCGCCACGGATCAGGCAGTAAAACAGGGGGACCGGCGGACTATCTCGCCGGTCTTTCCTCATCTGGCCCTTCGCAGCGTCAGTTGCGGGTAGGGGAGGAAGTGCGGCGCGTTCTGGCCGAACTGTTCGCCCGGACTACATTCCGTGACCCGGAACTGTCGGATGTTTCCATTACCGTTACGGAAGTGCGGCTTGCGCCGGACTTCAAACATGCAACCGTGTTTGTTACACGGCTGGGGCGGAGCGATGTAGCTTCTCTTCTGCCTGCACTCAAACGGGTTGCTCCGTGGTTGCGGACGCAGCTTGCCCATAAGCTGACAATTCGCACCGTGCCAGAGCTGCATTTTCAGCCCGATACGGCGCTGGATACGGCCATGCATGTGGATTCGCTTCTGCGGTTGCCAGAGGTCCAGCGTGATCTTGGCAATGAGGGCGACCATCAGTCTGACGAAGACTGA
- the infB gene encoding translation initiation factor IF-2 yields MSEGKDQDQGKGRLSLRPAGRPEVGRTVDAGSVRQSFSHGRSKVVQVEVRKKRGPSPGGAGGRSGGSRAGGGRTLTAAELAMRQRVLQEQKKEALEAERREAERREAEKIRILSAAEEARRKEEEDKRQAEEREAEEAAAADADRKARIDSIKPIELKTPVVSAVPIPGEVTLAPPAGRLRPLAERAIMPAKPLKPVAPPRTQSAPAAEKDASAAQTLRLRGGRGTEGEEEQRRGPSRNKAAPPRKNSGGRKGDVGGGRRAGRIDVQAAIEGDDDKTRSLASVRRQRERERRQAELERLRSDQVKVVRDVILPETITVQELANRMAARQGEVIKALMKMGVMATVTQSIDADTAELVVEEFGHRVRRVSEADVELGIEGVEDTTEDMQPRPPVVTIMGHVDHGKTSLLDALRTTDVAAGEAGGITQHIGAYQVTLESGAKITFLDTPGHEAFTAMRARGASITDVVVLVVAADDGVMPQTVEAIKHAKAANVPMIIAINKIDKPGAKPDRVRQDLLQHEIVVESMGGDVMDIEVSARQRIGLDKLEEGILLQAEILELQANPDRAAEGAVIESRLDRGRGSVAAVLVQKGTLRKGDIVVAGAEWGRVRALVDDRGRQVEAAGPSMPVEILGLSGVPAAGAPFVVVENENRAREISEFRQRKLKEHQAAGQAAARGTLDQMLARIQAGVQKEVSVLIKADVQGSAEALQTTVLKLANEEVGVRVLNASVGQITESDVQLAKASDAVIVAFNVRATSQARLLAQREGVDIHYYSIIYQVADDVEQLVRGKMAPKHREKFLGYAEIRKVFEISKVGKVAGCFVTEGVVKRGCGVRLLRDGVVIHEGDLSQLKRFKDDQKEVTKGYECGLSFAGYNDLREGDVVECFESELIPA; encoded by the coding sequence ATGAGCGAAGGCAAGGATCAGGATCAGGGTAAGGGGCGTTTGTCCCTTCGGCCGGCAGGGCGTCCGGAGGTCGGACGGACGGTTGATGCCGGGTCCGTGCGGCAAAGTTTCAGTCATGGCCGTTCCAAGGTCGTGCAGGTAGAAGTGCGTAAAAAACGTGGTCCCTCTCCGGGTGGCGCTGGTGGGCGCTCCGGTGGTTCCCGCGCAGGCGGCGGCCGTACCCTGACCGCAGCCGAACTGGCCATGCGCCAGCGCGTGCTTCAGGAACAGAAGAAAGAAGCGCTGGAAGCCGAACGGCGTGAAGCTGAACGGCGCGAGGCCGAGAAGATTCGTATTCTTTCCGCCGCTGAGGAAGCGCGCCGGAAGGAAGAGGAAGACAAGCGTCAGGCTGAAGAGCGCGAGGCCGAAGAGGCCGCCGCTGCTGATGCCGACCGCAAGGCCCGCATTGACTCGATCAAGCCGATCGAACTCAAGACACCTGTTGTGTCCGCTGTGCCAATTCCCGGTGAAGTCACACTGGCGCCACCTGCCGGTCGTCTGCGCCCGTTGGCCGAACGCGCCATTATGCCAGCCAAGCCGCTCAAGCCTGTGGCTCCGCCACGCACCCAGTCCGCTCCTGCAGCGGAAAAGGATGCGAGCGCTGCCCAGACCCTGCGTCTGCGTGGTGGCCGTGGTACGGAAGGCGAGGAAGAACAGCGCCGTGGTCCGTCCCGCAACAAGGCAGCACCGCCGCGCAAGAACAGTGGTGGTCGCAAAGGGGATGTCGGTGGTGGTCGCCGTGCAGGCCGCATTGACGTTCAGGCCGCGATTGAAGGGGATGACGACAAAACCCGTTCGCTCGCTTCCGTGCGTCGCCAGCGTGAGCGTGAACGCCGTCAGGCCGAACTGGAACGCCTGCGTTCCGATCAGGTCAAGGTCGTGCGTGACGTGATCCTGCCCGAAACGATTACGGTGCAGGAACTGGCCAACCGTATGGCAGCCCGTCAGGGTGAGGTGATCAAGGCGCTCATGAAAATGGGTGTCATGGCAACCGTGACCCAGAGCATTGATGCCGATACGGCGGAACTGGTGGTGGAAGAATTCGGCCATCGTGTGCGCCGCGTTTCCGAAGCAGATGTGGAGCTGGGGATCGAAGGCGTGGAAGACACGACCGAAGATATGCAGCCACGTCCGCCTGTGGTGACGATTATGGGGCATGTCGATCACGGCAAAACCTCCCTGCTGGATGCACTGCGCACCACGGACGTGGCTGCGGGTGAAGCCGGTGGCATTACCCAGCATATTGGCGCTTATCAGGTTACGCTGGAATCGGGTGCCAAGATCACCTTCCTGGATACGCCTGGACATGAGGCCTTTACGGCCATGCGTGCCCGTGGTGCATCCATTACGGATGTGGTCGTGCTGGTGGTTGCAGCGGATGACGGCGTCATGCCGCAGACCGTTGAGGCCATTAAACATGCCAAGGCGGCCAACGTGCCCATGATCATTGCCATCAACAAGATCGATAAGCCGGGTGCTAAGCCGGACCGCGTGCGGCAGGATCTGCTGCAGCACGAGATTGTTGTGGAATCCATGGGTGGTGACGTGATGGACATTGAAGTGTCCGCACGCCAGCGCATCGGGCTGGATAAGCTGGAAGAAGGCATTCTGCTTCAGGCAGAAATTCTGGAACTTCAGGCTAATCCGGATCGTGCTGCCGAAGGTGCCGTTATTGAAAGCCGTCTGGACCGTGGTCGCGGTTCCGTGGCGGCCGTGCTGGTGCAGAAGGGTACACTCCGCAAGGGTGACATCGTCGTAGCCGGTGCCGAATGGGGCCGTGTGCGTGCTCTGGTGGATGACCGTGGTCGTCAGGTTGAGGCGGCTGGTCCGTCCATGCCGGTGGAAATTCTGGGTCTGTCCGGGGTTCCTGCCGCTGGTGCACCGTTTGTGGTCGTGGAAAACGAAAACCGTGCGCGTGAAATTTCCGAGTTCCGCCAGCGTAAGCTGAAGGAGCATCAGGCTGCTGGTCAGGCTGCTGCCCGTGGCACGCTGGATCAGATGCTGGCCCGTATTCAGGCCGGTGTGCAGAAGGAAGTGTCTGTCCTTATCAAGGCGGACGTGCAGGGTTCGGCGGAAGCGCTCCAGACCACTGTGCTTAAGCTGGCGAATGAAGAAGTTGGCGTCCGTGTGCTGAATGCCTCGGTTGGTCAGATCACGGAAAGTGATGTGCAGCTTGCCAAGGCGTCCGACGCGGTTATCGTTGCCTTTAATGTGCGTGCAACCTCTCAGGCGCGGCTTCTGGCCCAGCGTGAGGGCGTGGACATCCACTACTACTCCATCATCTATCAGGTGGCGGACGACGTGGAGCAGCTCGTACGTGGCAAGATGGCGCCCAAGCATCGCGAAAAGTTCCTTGGCTATGCCGAAATCCGCAAGGTTTTCGAAATCAGCAAGGTGGGCAAGGTTGCCGGTTGCTTCGTGACCGAAGGCGTTGTCAAACGTGGCTGTGGCGTGCGTCTGCTGCGTGATGGCGTGGTGATCCATGAAGGTGATCTGAGCCAGCTCAAGCGCTTCAAGGACGACCAGAAGGAAGTGACCAAGGGTTACGAATGTGGTCTTTCCTTTGCAGGCTACAACGATCTGCGCGAAGGCGATGTGGTGGAATGCTTTGAAAGCGAGTTAATTCCAGCATGA
- a CDS encoding RNA-binding protein translates to MGGDFLPAAEEKGSLRRCAVTREEGTPAQMVRFVVSPSSIIVPDLDARLPGRGIWLSARRDVIEQARSRGVFARAARMQVKVPEDLLSQVEVGLHRRMIELVGLARRAGQAISGFVKVREWVMQRRAAVIVHASDGSREELGRLMSGGRDIPVVDALSSEELAKVFGRERVVNVALAAGGLATRLCCENRRFAGVAVGDPRVCRTFPADGCEQAGQ, encoded by the coding sequence GTGGGTGGTGATTTCTTGCCAGCAGCAGAAGAGAAGGGCAGCCTCCGCAGGTGCGCAGTCACGCGGGAGGAAGGTACTCCAGCTCAGATGGTGCGGTTTGTGGTCTCACCCTCTTCCATAATTGTCCCTGATCTGGACGCGCGTCTGCCGGGACGGGGAATATGGTTGAGTGCCCGCCGGGATGTGATAGAACAGGCTCGTAGCCGCGGCGTGTTTGCACGCGCCGCCCGGATGCAGGTCAAGGTGCCGGAAGACCTCCTCTCTCAGGTAGAAGTGGGTCTGCACCGGCGGATGATAGAATTGGTTGGGCTGGCACGACGCGCCGGTCAGGCCATTAGTGGCTTCGTTAAGGTGCGGGAATGGGTTATGCAGCGTCGTGCTGCTGTTATCGTTCACGCATCGGACGGAAGCAGGGAAGAACTGGGCCGCCTCATGTCAGGCGGGCGGGATATTCCTGTCGTTGATGCGTTGTCGTCTGAAGAACTGGCTAAGGTTTTTGGGCGCGAACGTGTTGTGAATGTGGCGCTGGCGGCCGGCGGGCTGGCTACGCGTCTTTGTTGTGAAAACAGACGTTTTGCGGGGGTGGCCGTTGGCGATCCCCGGGTCTGCCGGACCTTTCCGGCGGATGGGTGTGAACAGGCGGGTCAATGA